AAGCAAAACCATGTCTTTCACAAAAAatcaaaaacatatttttttcttcttttacaGAAGCAAAACAATGCCTCTCACGAAAAAACAGAACcatattttttcatgttttttaacTTTCGTCGAAAGCTAAGAAAAGCCGATGAAAACTGAAATatcattttttttaattattctaaaaagccaaaaacatataTGAAAAACCGTTTTAAAACTTTCCACCTGACTGAAAACGTATCAGGTGACGACGCATGAGAATGATCTTTTAGGAGGCTTTTGAATCACTGAAAAGTCTGAAATTGCTCCTTTGTTGCCGATAAAGACTATGGCTGTGCCTCGTAGCTAAACCGGAATAATGGGCCGGCCAGTTACGCGCTCCCTTGTGCCGTCTTGACCCTCCAAAGCCCGACGCCGGAGTCGTCCGCCCGTAGCAGGGCAAAGGAGATGTCGTCGGCGGCGCAGCAGCTGCCGCGGACGGAATCGCGGACGCTGTCGGGGCACGAGGGCGCGGTGCTCGCCGTTCGCTTCAACCACGACGGCAAATACTGCCTGAGCTGCGGCAAGGACCGCACCCTCCGCCTCTGGAACCCCCACACCGGCGCCCACGTCAAGACCTATAAATCCCACGGTCGCGAGGTTCGCGATGTGAACGCGTCCTCGTGCGTACCATCGCTCGCAACCCTTCTTCCTATCTGATTTGGATTTGGAGGCGCACGGCTGCGGAATTTAACGGGTGCTTCTCGCCGACTCCGTTCTCAGGGACAACGCGAAGCTGGTGTCGTGCGGCGGGGACAAGCAGATATTCTACTGGGATGTCGCCTCCGGCAAAGTCATCCGCAAGTTCCGCGGCCACAACAGCGAGGTAATGCATCAGCCATCGATTGATTGGGATATTGTGATGTGGTGCTGATGCCCTCGCTAGCGATGCTATTGAGGGCTTGTTGTTTTCAGTTTTCACTTATAAATTAAGCAAATTCTGTGTCATAGGAGCAAGCTACTGGACAGCATTATAATTAGTTCTATGCCAGTGTTACTCTAATGGTTTTAGCTCCGTATTTTGTGTAAAGTAGTACTGGTAGCAATGCCATAGTGAAAACTACTGTATTTGGTTGTTTGTGATTGTAatggaaacagagtaatgcagacCACTGTAATGCAACAATGTGAATCCCGTAGTTTCACTATGATGTTGGGAACTTTTCTTTGAACCCTGGAGGGTGTCTTCACCTCTCTTCGTTTTATGATTGCTACTGTAACGGAGAACCTCATAAGGCAAGTACTCTACAAGCAATCTGTATATAAAACACTGAATTCTGCACATCGCCGTATTACTACCATTTTTGGAACTCAAATACTGTGTCCAAAGCAGTCCACTGATACCATACTTCTGTAATGGCACTAAGGTGTTATGATGTTGTTCAATTACCATACATTGACAGTGTGATTATTATTAGGCCTATCAGTGTTACCCTAAACCTGATAAAAGAGCAGGTTTATGACAGATGTTTGATTCTTGATGATTCTACATGTTTGAGATTTTCCATTCTGCTTCCTTAGGTCAATTCAGTGAAGTTTAATGAGCACAACACGGTTGTACTGTCCGCTGGTTATGACCGTAGTGTGCGTGCATTTGACTGCAGGTCACAGAGCAGTGATCCAATTCAGGTATTTTTTTTCTACTTGTTAAAAAACATATGGATCCGTCAATCATAGTCATAGATTCTTTTCTCATACACTTGGTTATGTCATGAATTCTATCTCCTAGTGCAGACAATTGATACTTTTCAAGACAGTGTAATGTCAGTTAATGTAACCAACACCGAAATAATTGCTGGCAGTGTTGATGGTACCGTCCGAACATTTGACATTCGCATGGGTAGGTAAGTGCATACC
This genomic stretch from Hordeum vulgare subsp. vulgare chromosome 6H, MorexV3_pseudomolecules_assembly, whole genome shotgun sequence harbors:
- the LOC123405544 gene encoding WD repeat domain-containing protein 83; translation: MAAGRSNRAMGALHGGAAARSCSFGHSGGGAPAWRLAVAGLPTPLNRNNGPASYALPCAVLTLQSPTPESSARSRAKEMSSAAQQLPRTESRTLSGHEGAVLAVRFNHDGKYCLSCGKDRTLRLWNPHTGAHVKTYKSHGREVRDVNASSDNAKLVSCGGDKQIFYWDVASGKVIRKFRGHNSEVNSVKFNEHNTVVLSAGYDRSVRAFDCRSQSSDPIQTIDTFQDSVMSVNVTNTEIIAGSVDGTVRTFDIRMGRETVDNLGHPVNCISLSNDRNCILANCLDSTVRLLDKNSGEMLQEYKGHICKSFKMDCCLTNDDAFVVGGSEDGFVFFWELVDAPIVATFRAHSSVVTSVSYHPTKTCMLTSSVDGTIRVWT